The following proteins come from a genomic window of Candidatus Krumholzibacteriia bacterium:
- a CDS encoding prolyl oligopeptidase family serine peptidase, which produces MRQRMATWIAAGLVLASMMTAAAAPKRPMTAEDLWAVQRVGGPAPSPDGRWLAFTVTTYVVADNKGQGDLWVVDAAGKTPPRRLTTNEGPDSSPRWSPDGRQLAYVSKRGDDPAQLYLLSFDGGEPERVTQLPVAVSDPRWFPDGKSIAFLASTWPDLNDDFPAVKKRLEEQKQDKTKAQRSENRLWRYWDHPLTDGMVPHLFRLDLATRKCTDLLPGSNRYMDLMDPGGTWDIAPDGSEIAFSANITEPPYRSLDSDVLVIPATGGTPRRLTADNPADDARPRYTSDGRYIVFGRNRRPEIDPDFQRLARYDRKSGKIVELAPNWDGQASGWVCSADSKTLFFHAVERGRSHLYSLGIDGGMPKLLVRGGNTGNVALGAKGELFYTKDSITEPADLWTARRDGGAARQLTHFNSDWLAQLDLGSVRDVTFVGAGGDSVQMFVVLPPGTAAGQKVPLLQVLHGGPHGAWIDQFHYRWNGALLASRGFAVALVNFHGSTGAGQAFCESILGAHGDKPFTDVMKATDWLIEAGIVDSTR; this is translated from the coding sequence ATGAGGCAGCGCATGGCGACATGGATCGCGGCGGGGCTCGTCCTCGCCAGCATGATGACGGCGGCGGCGGCGCCGAAGCGTCCGATGACCGCAGAGGATCTCTGGGCCGTGCAGCGCGTCGGGGGGCCGGCTCCGTCTCCCGACGGCCGCTGGCTGGCTTTCACCGTCACCACCTATGTGGTCGCGGACAACAAAGGACAGGGCGATCTCTGGGTGGTGGACGCCGCCGGGAAGACACCGCCGCGCCGGCTCACCACGAACGAGGGTCCCGACTCGAGCCCGCGCTGGAGTCCCGACGGCAGGCAGCTGGCATACGTCTCCAAGCGCGGGGACGATCCGGCGCAGCTCTACCTGCTTTCCTTCGATGGCGGCGAGCCGGAGCGTGTCACGCAGCTCCCGGTGGCGGTGTCGGATCCACGCTGGTTCCCCGACGGCAAGAGCATCGCCTTCCTCGCCTCCACTTGGCCGGATCTGAACGACGACTTCCCGGCGGTGAAGAAACGCTTGGAAGAGCAGAAGCAGGACAAGACGAAAGCGCAGCGCAGCGAGAACCGGTTGTGGCGCTACTGGGACCACCCGCTCACCGACGGGATGGTGCCCCATCTCTTCCGCCTCGACCTGGCGACGCGCAAGTGCACCGATCTCCTTCCCGGCTCCAACCGCTACATGGATCTCATGGATCCGGGCGGCACCTGGGACATCGCCCCGGACGGGAGCGAGATCGCCTTCAGCGCCAACATCACGGAACCGCCCTATCGCTCCCTCGACAGCGACGTCCTCGTCATCCCGGCGACGGGAGGCACGCCGCGACGTCTCACGGCGGACAATCCTGCCGATGATGCGCGGCCGCGCTACACGTCCGATGGCCGCTACATCGTCTTCGGCCGCAACCGCCGCCCCGAGATCGACCCGGACTTCCAGCGCCTGGCGCGCTACGACCGCAAGAGCGGCAAGATCGTCGAGCTCGCCCCGAACTGGGATGGTCAGGCGAGCGGCTGGGTCTGCTCTGCCGACAGCAAGACCTTGTTCTTCCATGCCGTGGAGCGCGGCCGCTCGCATCTCTACTCCCTGGGAATCGACGGCGGCATGCCGAAGCTCCTCGTCCGCGGTGGCAACACGGGGAACGTGGCTTTGGGGGCGAAGGGCGAGCTCTTCTACACCAAGGACAGCATCACCGAGCCGGCGGATCTGTGGACGGCGCGACGGGATGGCGGCGCTGCCCGGCAGCTCACGCACTTCAACTCCGATTGGCTCGCCCAGCTCGACCTCGGCAGCGTGCGTGACGTGACTTTCGTGGGCGCCGGCGGCGATTCTGTCCAGATGTTCGTCGTCTTGCCGCCGGGAACTGCGGCGGGACAGAAGGTGCCACTCTTGCAGGTTCTCCACGGCGGCCCCCACGGGGCCTGGATCGACCAGTTCCACTACCGCTGGAACGGTGCCTTGCTCGCCTCGCGGGGATTCGCTGTCGCCCTGGTCAACTTCCACGGCTCGACCGGGGCCGGACAAGCCTTCTGCGAATCCATCCTCGGCGCCCACGGCGACAAGCCGTTCACCGACGTCATGAAGGCGACCGACTGGTTGATCGAAGCTGGGATCGTGGACTCGACGCGC
- a CDS encoding glycoside hydrolase family 47 protein, translating into MSKLADSLFVLCIAAAFTAGAAAEPKPPVNVPPKPPTIDRAALAAQVRSELLFSWHAYEQYAWGHDELRPLSKNGRDWYGASLYMTPVDALDALLLLGCTAEAEKAKNLIVEKLSFDKDIVVKNFEITIRLLGGLLSSYQLSGDKRLLALAEDLGTRLLPVFESPTGMPYMFVNLRTGAVSGPRSNPAEIGTLLLEFGTLSKLTKKPVFYDKAKRALVQLYERRSKLGLVGEEIDVETGAWTSRASHVGGGIDSYYEYLLKCSLLFGDTDCERMWQASRRALDEVLADEVKGQLWYGQADMETGERTATEFGALHAFFPAVLALAGDLDRARRLQTSCSAMWGLHGIEPEVLDYRAMRVVHAGYPLRPEIMESAFTLYRATQDPSYLEMGRDFFSGLTIHCRTEAGYTTLKDVVTKEKGDLMPSYFLAETLKYLYLLFTPEPVPALEGAVFNTEAHPLRRTW; encoded by the coding sequence GTGTCGAAGCTCGCCGACTCACTCTTCGTACTCTGCATCGCCGCCGCATTCACGGCGGGGGCAGCGGCTGAACCGAAGCCACCCGTCAACGTTCCCCCGAAGCCGCCGACGATCGACCGCGCCGCGCTGGCGGCGCAGGTGCGTTCCGAGCTCCTCTTCTCCTGGCATGCCTACGAGCAATACGCCTGGGGACACGACGAGCTCCGTCCCCTGAGCAAGAACGGCCGCGACTGGTACGGCGCATCGCTGTACATGACGCCGGTGGACGCCCTGGATGCGTTGCTCCTGCTCGGGTGCACGGCGGAGGCGGAAAAGGCGAAGAACCTGATCGTGGAGAAGCTCTCCTTCGACAAGGACATCGTGGTCAAGAACTTCGAGATCACCATCCGTCTCCTGGGCGGCCTGCTCTCGAGTTACCAGCTGAGCGGCGACAAGCGCCTGCTCGCGCTCGCCGAGGATCTGGGGACGCGGCTCCTACCGGTCTTCGAGTCGCCCACCGGCATGCCCTACATGTTCGTCAACCTGCGGACGGGCGCGGTGTCGGGGCCGCGCAGCAATCCGGCTGAGATCGGCACGCTCCTCCTCGAGTTCGGCACCTTGAGCAAGCTCACGAAGAAGCCGGTCTTCTACGACAAAGCCAAACGCGCCCTCGTCCAGCTGTACGAGCGCCGGTCGAAGCTCGGTCTCGTGGGCGAGGAGATCGATGTCGAAACCGGCGCCTGGACCAGCCGGGCGAGCCACGTGGGCGGTGGCATCGACTCCTACTACGAGTACCTCCTCAAGTGCTCGCTCCTCTTCGGCGACACGGATTGCGAAAGGATGTGGCAGGCGAGCCGCCGCGCCCTCGACGAGGTTCTGGCCGACGAGGTCAAGGGCCAGCTCTGGTACGGACAAGCGGACATGGAGACAGGTGAGCGCACGGCGACGGAGTTCGGGGCATTGCACGCTTTCTTCCCCGCCGTGCTGGCGCTGGCGGGCGACCTCGACCGGGCCCGGCGCCTGCAGACCTCGTGCTCCGCGATGTGGGGCCTGCACGGCATCGAGCCTGAAGTCCTCGACTATCGTGCCATGCGCGTGGTGCACGCCGGTTATCCCCTACGCCCGGAGATCATGGAATCGGCGTTCACCCTCTACCGCGCGACGCAGGATCCCTCCTATCTCGAGATGGGCCGCGACTTCTTCTCCGGTCTCACCATCCATTGTCGCACCGAAGCTGGCTACACGACTTTGAAGGACGTGGTCACCAAGGAGAAGGGTGATCTGATGCCGAGCTACTTCCTGGCAGAGACACTCAAGTATCTCTACCTTCTCTTCACCCCGGAACCAGTGCCGGCGCTCGAGGGCGCCGTCTTCAACACCGAAGCACACCCGCTACGACGTACGTGGTAG
- a CDS encoding GH92 family glycosyl hydrolase, translating into MTPAIRLAMLGCFAWHALVPQVSTAAATATAPPADWARYVDPFIGTGEHGHTYPGATLPFGMVQLSPDTRLSGWDGCSGYHFSDSVIYGFSHTHLSGTGIPDYGDILFMPRTGKPRWKNGAGGPPGTGYGSSFDKSSERAEPGWYAVELTDTKIQVELTVTERAGFHRYRFPAGEPAHVLVDLAHRDSVLDAGLRIVSPSGIEGWRRSSAWARDQVVYFAARFSRPFSRATLATDDQPSLEMNELQGKSVKGIFAFGAEGGELLVKVGISAVDIDGARRNLETELPGWNFEAVRYAARLRWDEALGRIETTGGTEEQRVVFYTALYHSLLAPNLFSDVDGRYRGMDGAIHTAEDRRQYTVFSLWDTFRAAHPLYTLIEPERAGEFVATFLAQAEQGGRLPVWELAGNETDCMIGYHSVSVIADAWSKGIGGFDAERALDAMVHTANLDHFGLDAYKRQGFIGGEDEPESVSKTLEYAYDDWCIAQMAAGLGRDDVAREFEWRSQGWRHLFDPETRFLRPRRNQRWLSPFDPRRVDLNYTEANAWQYTFFVPHDVPGLMAAMGGENAFVAKLDSLFQAESHTTGREQADITGRIGQYAHGNEPSHHVAWLYHYAGRPDKSAERVRQILSSLYGIGPAGLCGNEDCGQLSSWYVLAAIGLYPVCPGANEYLVGAPLFDVVTLHLDDDRTFRILARGATQRPYIRSARLDGKRLERSFLRHQEIRRGKELVLELEPAPGSDWGRPPAARPGAHEKPKEKDIPLPAPFVRATSDVFADSLVVALGCADPSATLLCAREDPFSTPVATPASSGWTRTRKPFVLRQSTRLRLLAESGARHSPVVEAVFHRLPHRWEVRLETSPNPQYTAGGASALVDGLRGASNWRLGGWQGYQGVDCSAIVDLGTTQRLRRAGASFLQDVGSWIWMPAEVVISVSSDGRRFRQVARLKHEVPDKEYRIVQEDLTAELDGVSARYIKIVARNYGTIPAWHPGHGSGAFIFIDEILIE; encoded by the coding sequence ATGACGCCCGCCATCCGTCTCGCCATGCTCGGCTGCTTCGCTTGGCACGCTCTTGTGCCGCAGGTGTCGACGGCGGCAGCGACGGCCACGGCGCCGCCGGCCGATTGGGCTCGCTACGTCGATCCCTTCATCGGCACGGGCGAACACGGCCACACCTATCCCGGAGCAACGCTTCCCTTCGGTATGGTGCAGCTGAGTCCGGATACGCGTTTGAGTGGTTGGGATGGGTGCTCCGGTTATCACTTCAGCGACAGCGTCATCTACGGCTTCTCCCACACCCACCTGAGCGGCACCGGGATCCCCGACTACGGCGATATCCTGTTCATGCCACGGACGGGAAAGCCGCGCTGGAAGAACGGTGCAGGTGGCCCCCCCGGCACGGGCTACGGCTCCTCGTTCGACAAGTCGAGCGAACGCGCCGAACCGGGCTGGTACGCCGTCGAACTCACCGACACGAAGATCCAGGTGGAGCTCACGGTGACCGAACGCGCCGGTTTCCATCGCTACCGCTTCCCCGCCGGCGAACCCGCTCACGTGCTCGTCGACCTCGCCCACCGGGACTCGGTGCTCGACGCGGGACTGCGCATCGTGAGCCCGAGCGGCATCGAGGGCTGGCGGCGCTCGAGCGCTTGGGCGCGCGATCAGGTGGTCTACTTCGCCGCCCGGTTCTCGCGACCTTTCAGCCGCGCCACCCTCGCCACGGACGACCAACCCAGCCTCGAGATGAACGAGCTGCAGGGCAAGAGCGTCAAGGGCATTTTCGCCTTCGGTGCAGAAGGCGGCGAGCTCCTGGTGAAGGTCGGCATCTCCGCCGTGGACATCGACGGCGCTCGCCGCAACCTCGAAACCGAACTTCCTGGCTGGAACTTCGAGGCGGTGCGCTACGCCGCGCGCCTGCGCTGGGACGAGGCGCTCGGTCGCATCGAAACCACGGGCGGCACGGAGGAGCAACGGGTCGTCTTCTACACAGCGCTGTACCACAGCCTGCTGGCGCCCAATCTCTTCTCCGACGTGGACGGCCGCTACCGCGGCATGGATGGGGCCATCCACACCGCCGAGGATCGCCGCCAGTACACGGTGTTCTCGCTCTGGGACACCTTCCGCGCTGCGCACCCGCTCTACACGCTGATCGAGCCGGAGCGAGCCGGCGAGTTCGTTGCCACCTTCCTGGCGCAGGCCGAGCAAGGAGGCCGCCTTCCGGTGTGGGAGCTGGCGGGCAACGAAACGGACTGCATGATCGGGTACCACTCGGTGTCGGTGATCGCCGATGCCTGGAGCAAGGGCATCGGCGGCTTCGACGCCGAGCGTGCGCTCGACGCCATGGTCCACACCGCCAACCTCGACCACTTCGGTCTCGACGCATACAAGCGCCAGGGCTTCATCGGTGGCGAGGACGAACCCGAATCGGTGTCGAAAACCCTGGAGTACGCCTACGACGATTGGTGCATCGCCCAGATGGCCGCCGGCCTCGGCCGCGACGATGTGGCCCGGGAATTCGAGTGGCGTAGCCAGGGCTGGCGGCACCTCTTCGATCCGGAAACGCGCTTCTTACGCCCGCGCCGCAACCAGCGCTGGCTCTCCCCCTTCGACCCCCGGCGCGTGGACCTCAACTACACCGAAGCGAACGCCTGGCAGTACACCTTCTTCGTCCCTCACGACGTACCCGGCCTCATGGCCGCCATGGGAGGCGAAAACGCCTTCGTGGCCAAGCTCGATTCCCTCTTCCAGGCCGAGAGCCACACCACCGGACGCGAGCAGGCCGACATCACTGGACGCATCGGACAGTACGCCCACGGCAACGAGCCGAGCCATCATGTCGCCTGGCTCTATCATTACGCCGGACGGCCGGACAAAAGCGCCGAGCGCGTGCGGCAAATCCTGAGCAGCCTCTACGGCATCGGTCCCGCGGGGCTCTGTGGCAACGAAGATTGCGGTCAGCTCTCGAGCTGGTACGTGCTCGCCGCCATCGGCCTGTACCCCGTCTGTCCGGGCGCGAACGAATACCTCGTCGGCGCCCCGCTGTTCGACGTGGTCACCCTGCACCTGGACGACGATCGCACCTTCCGGATCCTTGCCCGCGGCGCGACGCAGCGGCCGTACATACGCAGCGCCCGCTTGGACGGCAAACGCCTCGAGCGCTCCTTCCTCCGCCACCAGGAGATCCGGCGGGGGAAGGAGCTCGTGCTCGAGCTCGAGCCCGCGCCCGGTTCGGATTGGGGCCGTCCTCCTGCGGCGCGGCCCGGTGCGCACGAAAAGCCCAAGGAGAAGGACATTCCTCTCCCCGCGCCGTTCGTGCGCGCCACGTCTGATGTCTTCGCCGACAGCCTCGTCGTCGCCCTCGGCTGCGCCGACCCGAGTGCCACGCTCCTCTGCGCGCGCGAGGATCCGTTTTCTACCCCAGTGGCGACACCCGCCTCCAGCGGGTGGACGCGCACCCGGAAGCCTTTCGTGCTGCGCCAGAGCACGCGACTCCGACTGCTGGCGGAAAGTGGCGCTCGGCACAGTCCCGTGGTCGAAGCCGTCTTCCATCGACTGCCGCATCGCTGGGAAGTGCGCCTGGAGACCTCGCCGAACCCGCAGTACACCGCCGGCGGCGCGTCGGCGCTCGTGGATGGTCTCCGCGGTGCCTCGAACTGGCGACTCGGCGGCTGGCAGGGCTACCAGGGCGTGGACTGCAGTGCGATCGTGGACCTGGGGACGACGCAGCGACTTCGGCGGGCTGGAGCCAGCTTCCTCCAGGACGTGGGGTCGTGGATCTGGATGCCGGCGGAGGTGGTGATCTCGGTGTCGAGCGATGGGCGGCGCTTCCGCCAGGTGGCCCGCTTGAAGCACGAGGTCCCGGACAAGGAGTACCGCATCGTCCAGGAAGACCTGACGGCGGAGCTCGACGGAGTGTCGGCGCGCTACATCAAGATCGTGGCCCGCAACTACGGTACGATCCCCGCCTGGCATCCCGGCCATGGCAGCGGCGCCTTCATCTTCATCGACGAGATCCTCATCGAATGA
- a CDS encoding DUF4412 domain-containing protein — translation MLRVLALPGAVVVLQHSVLAETPAAAATPPPASQPGIVLYETHTQSQVAEVDTIVTYVTARRVRVSHPSGHTILDLVRDRIVLLNPAEKTYKEMPLQEWEARVDSAVGGTGSGESGESFEKVEGETSIAGNACDRYHYYGKRTILGAEELVEQQIWIARNLEVPAAGYEAYRRALESIESIGSGRLRRRPEGIVLGVETRVQRAGDRRSAVTEIESNTVFRVEKKDLPDALFTVPTGFVRADSATTGADTGAAPRGAR, via the coding sequence GTGCTCCGAGTCCTGGCGCTGCCAGGGGCGGTCGTCGTCTTGCAACACTCGGTGCTGGCGGAAACTCCCGCTGCTGCCGCGACTCCGCCGCCGGCGTCGCAGCCGGGCATCGTCCTCTACGAGACGCACACGCAGAGTCAGGTGGCGGAGGTGGACACGATCGTGACCTATGTCACGGCGCGTCGCGTCCGCGTTTCCCATCCGAGCGGTCACACCATTCTCGATCTGGTGCGGGATCGCATCGTGCTCCTGAATCCCGCCGAGAAGACCTACAAGGAAATGCCGCTCCAGGAGTGGGAGGCTCGCGTGGACTCTGCCGTCGGCGGAACCGGGAGCGGAGAGAGTGGGGAGTCCTTCGAAAAGGTGGAAGGCGAGACGTCGATCGCCGGCAATGCGTGCGACCGCTACCACTACTACGGCAAGCGGACGATCCTCGGCGCGGAGGAGCTGGTGGAGCAGCAGATCTGGATCGCCCGGAACCTGGAAGTGCCTGCGGCAGGCTACGAAGCCTACCGGCGGGCGCTGGAAAGCATCGAGAGCATCGGCTCCGGGAGGCTCCGGCGGCGCCCCGAGGGCATCGTCCTCGGGGTGGAGACGCGGGTGCAGCGCGCCGGCGATCGGCGCAGTGCGGTGACCGAAATCGAGAGCAACACCGTCTTCCGCGTCGAGAAGAAGGATCTCCCGGACGCCTTGTTCACGGTTCCAACCGGCTTCGTGCGCGCCGATTCCGCCACGACCGGCGCCGACACCGGGGCCGCACCGCGCGGCGCCCGCTGA
- a CDS encoding DNA polymerase IV: MAALLAGADKPRHVLHVNTDDFFASLARQRDTSLRHRPVIVGNILNRGSVVSASYEARAAGVHPGLTMQQAARRAPGAVLVQVDWAYARRASRELLAVLESYSPRVEATAMDEAFVDYTGCESLLGEPLDAGRRLQRDVRARIGLDVSIGVAGNKLVSRFASSAAKRHSLLDVLPGYEESFLAPQPIERLPGVGEACGHRLRDMGVPTVGDLARFPAVVLEAVFGAAGRRLAEAARGIDRSPVLPVRRQPALEQGETFEPDLLRWDDLQAKLDGLCARLGADLRLRCWTTRRLSVELEHSDRVSVRRQATLAATHLDARLFAAARPALASAYVRRVRVRRLTLRATALAPESLQLDLFQPDGEARLRRLQRATDRVRARYGDAVVRGSALLVPRAADDVAAGAPVG; the protein is encoded by the coding sequence TCATCGTCGGCAACATCCTGAACCGCGGCAGCGTCGTCTCCGCTTCCTACGAGGCACGCGCCGCGGGCGTGCATCCCGGGCTCACGATGCAGCAGGCGGCGCGGCGCGCTCCCGGCGCGGTGCTCGTGCAGGTGGACTGGGCGTACGCACGCCGGGCCTCGCGAGAGCTGCTGGCGGTGCTGGAGAGCTACTCGCCGCGCGTCGAGGCCACCGCCATGGACGAAGCGTTCGTGGACTACACGGGCTGCGAGAGTTTGCTGGGGGAGCCGCTCGACGCCGGCCGCCGGTTGCAACGCGATGTCCGCGCTCGGATCGGCCTGGATGTGTCCATCGGCGTCGCGGGCAACAAGCTCGTCAGCCGCTTCGCCTCCTCGGCGGCGAAGCGGCACAGCCTTCTCGACGTTCTTCCGGGTTACGAGGAGAGCTTCCTCGCCCCCCAGCCCATCGAGCGCCTGCCCGGCGTGGGGGAAGCTTGTGGCCACCGGCTCCGCGACATGGGCGTGCCGACGGTAGGGGACCTGGCGCGCTTCCCGGCGGTGGTGCTGGAGGCGGTGTTCGGCGCCGCGGGCCGGCGTCTCGCCGAAGCAGCCCGAGGCATCGACCGTTCCCCCGTGCTGCCGGTGCGCCGACAGCCGGCGCTCGAGCAAGGGGAGACGTTCGAGCCGGACTTGCTGCGCTGGGATGATCTGCAGGCGAAGCTGGACGGGTTGTGTGCGCGCCTCGGTGCCGATCTCCGCCTGCGCTGCTGGACGACGCGACGGCTCTCGGTGGAACTCGAACATTCCGATCGCGTCAGCGTCCGCCGCCAGGCAACCCTCGCGGCGACCCATCTCGATGCCCGGCTCTTCGCCGCGGCGCGGCCAGCCCTCGCTTCCGCCTACGTGCGCCGCGTGCGCGTCCGCCGGCTGACGCTCAGGGCCACTGCCCTCGCGCCGGAGTCGCTGCAGCTCGACCTCTTCCAGCCCGATGGGGAGGCGAGGCTGCGCCGGCTGCAGCGGGCCACCGACCGCGTGCGCGCTCGTTATGGCGACGCCGTCGTGCGCGGGAGCGCGCTGCTGGTGCCGCGCGCGGCCGACGACGTTGCCGCCGGCGCTCCCGTCGGCTAG